Within Candidatus Thorarchaeota archaeon, the genomic segment TACGGCCTCGATTCCCTCTTTTGGGGCGTTTTTATGCGTACAACGTTCTATTATATGGGTTTATTTGTTCCTTGTCAACATATTGTTCTCATAATTGATTTGTGCAGCTATCAAATAGTCTCTTATTGAATTCATTGGGTCATAGAGCTGATGAAAAATGAAACTGGATGAGGGATCCTTTATGGTTCTTAAAGCCGCTCCGGGTGCGTACTCCTGCAGCTCTCTTCCATTGCCTCAGTCATGGGATCCTGTCAAACGACCACATGTTGCATTATTGATTCCTACTGGAAATGAGTTGTTCCGTGTCATGCTTTCTACTCCCCAAAATAATAATGACCATTTGGAAATATCGAACCTGAGTAAGATCGATGTTGGTTCTATTATCGAGATACGCTATGGCGAAGTCGAGTATAAATATTTTAGAAAAGATAGTACTGGCTGGACCAATGTCGGTGCCTCTGACGATCCCTTCTTTGTAGAAGTGTTTACTTCTGGTCTGACCCCTCTGTATCTTATTGCGCTTGAGACACCTATACGATCACTCATGAACGAGTGACTTTGTTTTTGTGTAATGCTTATAGTCTGCAGTCTTCACCTGCTACTTTTTCTGGCTGACAAATTTGATTCGAAAAAATACATGAGTGTGTGAGGAGGCGCAAAAAAGAGAAAGGTTCGCTTTGGTTGCTTGAGAGGAGGAGAGGAACTCTCTTAGGAGAGGATGTGTGCACTTCAAATGCGATCAGGATTGTGGGAGGGGTTCTCGTTTTACAACGAGTTCTTGCGCCTCCTCGACACATTCAAGGAATATTAGGAAGCTACTTCTTAATAAGGGTTGCGATTATCGCCAAAAATTACCGTAGTTCTTGCGAACTTCGCAAAAATACATCAATCGTAGATTTTATTATATGGGTATAATACAATGCATACACAACTAACCGGGGCCATTTCTCTTGTTCCCATTATTCTCTCCTCCTCCTTCCTGCGTTCTCTAGGCCCCGGTATCCTCCTCTTGTTTCTTTATGATCTGACGTAATTGAGTTCTTTTTTGATTCCCTGGATCACAATGAATGAAAACACATTCATGGAATGCAACTATGGTGGACAGATCGTGACACATTACATGTCTCATTGAAAATGGTCGTATACTACTTCTCCGACACTACGCGCATTCTATTATTGTTTCGAGGCAATACCACCAATACGCTTATATGCTAATATAACCTATTACGAAATAGTCGGGGACCACTCCCAACCGCTACTCTACAACCTCTCTCTCATCTGACATTTCTCATTCTAGGTCCCCGCGGACTCTTTTTTAGCAATCTTTAAAGGTGCGCCAAGGCTGTCAGAGGTCGAAGGTGACTCAAATTGTCGTCAGCAAAGCAAGCCGTGGATAGCACCATTAAGCGTGTTCTAATTCACATGGCCGAGATCATTGCATCTATCATTCTGCTAGTCATAATTAGTCTGCCGCTTATTTTCGTGATTCCAATGTGGTTCCAGGAAGTTGCATTCGGGACAACCATTGCAAATCTTGCGGTTAATCCTGTCACTTGGTTTGGTCTTTTCGGTGCGGTTGGAGTGACCGCACTGATTGCGATAGTAAGTCTGATCATCGGTTACGCATATGTCATGGGCATGAGCCATAGGATCGAGGTAAAGAAGACACGCCCCAAAAAGGTCAGTGAGCCTGAGCCTGCTGAGTCTGAGACTCCGGTTGAAGATGCCCTTGATGAAGAGGTACCAGCAGAACCCTCCGATGACGACGTAGTTGAGGAGTCCTCAACTGACACATCTGATTAATGGTACCATCGCAGTACGGCCATGTTCAACATGTGCCTACCTGCCTCTTTTTTTATAATACATCTTTAATTGTCTACACCTATTGAGGTATGAACAGCACTGTTGGGCATTGATGGTAGCGTAAAGAGAAAGAGAGCGACCGGGAAAAATATTCCCCGGTCATTGGGGAATTATTCAATTCCAATTTTCTTGCTGATCTTTTCAGCAATTTCTTCAAATGCTTTTGCGACTCGTGAGTCCGGTTCGGCCACAACAAAGGGTGTTCCCATGTCACTGAGTGCAACGACTTGTGGGTCGAGTGGGAGTGAACCGAGAAGATCGATGCCATATTCTTTGGCGGCAATTTTTGCAGCGCCCTCACCAAAGATACGGTAGGTCTCCCCACACTTCGGGCAAACGAACTCAGCCATGTTCTCAACAATTCCTAATACTCCAACTCCCATTTTCTGGGTCAGTTGAATTGCCCGTCTTGCGTCAAGTGCTGCAACCTCTTGAGGTGTAGACACAATAATGACTCCATCAGCATCAGGAATGGACTGAAGGATGCTTAGTATCTCATCACCAGTTCCAGGCGGTAGATCTACGACTAAGACATCAAGAGCACCCCATCGCACATCTCCGAGAAACTGAGTGACTGCCTTTGCAACAAGTGGTCCTCGCCATGCAACAGCATCATCCGACTTGCGAAGCAGAAACCCCATGCTCATGACTTTGGAACCGAGAGGGCCTTCTACCGGATAGATGAAATTCTCTCCCGCCTCAGGATGCTCCCCTTCCAGTCCGAGGAGTTTGGGGACATTTGGCCCATAGATATCAACATCAAGGATCCCCACGGCTAGATCTTTCTTGGCGAAAGACATTGCAAGATTTGTCGCAACCGTTGTCTTTCCAACACCACCCTTGCCTGACAGCACAACTATCTTGTGCTTGACATCTTGCATTGCTTTCTTGATCTCTGGTGGTACGAATACTGGCCTTGTACCAGTGGAGGCCTTATCTGTTGTCTTTGCCTTTTCGATTTTTGGCATTTTGACGACTTTCTTCGCCATTGTTAATTCCTCACACGTAAAATCGAGCACTTTTGCTATTTAATCTGTTAGATATGACTAACTCTTAATACCGTCTTGGTCTATAATTAGATTATAGACCTACGTCCTGTCACCATTAAAATAAGAAAGAAGTTCGTGTGCGAGCTGTTTTGAAGAACCTGCGATAAAGCTCATTCTGTATCGTGTGTCAATCGGGAGGTTCAATCGTTGGCCGTCGGGCCCCATGACATAACCTCCTGCCTCTTGAACTATGTGGGTGCCCATGACATGAACAATTGGAAGTCTACCTCTCATGTCGATCATTGCATCAAGAGAGCCACCAGCGACCCAACAGAGATCCAAGAGGTTGCTGGCTGATCGCCTCATGTCCCTGACTGCTGAGAGTGTACGTGTGGTGGCCTCTGCGAATGTTCTATCCCACTGCCGTTTTGTGTCATACGAGATGATCGCCTCTCGTGCCTGACGAGGCTTTCTAACGGTCACGCGCTTACCATTTTTAGTCACACCTCTCCCCTTGACAGCAAGGTAGGTCTCGTCTGTAAAGATGGAGTCTACTATACTCAATTCAATATCGTCCATGGTCATTGCATCTCCAAATGGAACAAGCGCAATGCCGATCGAGCAGAGAGGAATTCCCCGTTCGAGATTTGCAGAGCCATCAATTGGATCGATGACGGCAAGGTACTCCGGGCGACCATCCGCCTCTAAGATTCCTAGCTCTTCAGACATGATCTTCATAGGTACTGACGATGATCTGATGGTCTCAACGATTGCATCCTCTGCTAATTTGTCTAATAGGAGGGTCTTGTCGCCAAATTGGTTCTCGGTGCCTGTGAGTTCTGTAGCATTATCAATTCCTTCTAAGACGACGGTCTTGGCAGCACTTGCAGCGTCCCGAAGTAATTTCTGTAGATCCATCTTTATCTCCGGAATACACATTTCGAGACTGACTTTAACCTTTGTCAAAAGGTCTCGCAATTGTTTAAAAGCCTCAGATGTGCAGAATAAAACGAATGGGCAATACTGGTGGATGCAATGGGCTTTCTAAGCGGCAAGAAAAAAGTGAATACCGAACAAAGTATCCTTGAACTCAAAGGAGTTATCAATTCCCTCTCACTCAGTATACGGCAGTACGATTCTCAAATCGATGAACATCGCCGGGCTGCCAAAGCCGCTATTCGGCAGAATGATCGGGCACTTGCAAAGACCCACCTTCAAGTTGCGGCGGATCTCCAGATGCGGAGAGCAAAGCTTCATCGTCAAGTGATGACATTACAGGCTGCAATTACAAACATCACAGATGCCACGACCCAGTCCGAAGTCTTTCGAGCTATCCGAGTTGCCCGGCAGGCTCTCAAAGAACAAGCCGCTATGTTGCGACCAGAAGCTATCCAGACCGAGATGGATGGTCTTGCCGATGCCATGGATCAGGTTTCTATTGCTGGCGAGATTCTCTCCGAAGATCTCACCGGGGCGTCATCTTCACTTGAGGTGGAGGAGGCTGCTGATCGAGAGCTTGCCAGTCTTGAGGCTGAGATGCTTATGGAGACAGAAGGCGTCCTTCCTCCCGTCGATGCCAGCCTGACAGCCGATACTGTCCCGGCGACGACCAAATCCACAACGGAGACCAGTTCTTCTTCGGCTGAGGCGGGTAGCGGTTCTGATACTGATGCACAGATTGATCAAATCTTGGCCGAACTAGAACAAGAGGCGCGAGCAGAACGTAAAAAAGAGGCTGAGAAGTAACTAGTGAGGCCTACATACGATACAGATAGGTATGTTTACTGGCTGAGGTCTCTTTATGACAATTCGTTTGGTAGTCTTTGATGCAGATGGTACACTGACAACGCATAGTAGCATTTGGTGGCGGCTCCATCAGGAGTTCGGAACAACGAAGGAGGGCCGAGAATATTACGACAAGTTCTTTGCTGGGGAGATCGACTATGATACTTGGGCGGACTTGGATGTGGGGCTTTGGAAGGGACAACCTGTTGAGGCTGTCGAGAGAGTTGTACGAGAGACCGATTTGGTCACTGGAGCAAAGGAAGCAGTGACAGTGCTGAAGGAGGCTGGTTTTGAGACCGCAATTCTCTCAGGTGGACTTGATTTTTTGGCCAATGATATTGCCAAGCGACTTGGTATCGACTATGTTCTTACAAACCGGCTTGATCATCATAATGGTGTTCTGACAGGTAGCGTGGAGAGCCATGTCGGATGGGGCGACAAGAAACGGGCGATTCGTCAAATAGTTGACCACTTTGGAGTGAGGCTTGAGGAGACCGCATTTGTGGGTGACGGCCGTAACGATATCAGTGTCATGTCCGTTGTCGGGTTCGCAATTGCCTTTATGCCAGAGGATGAAGAGGTCGCTCAGGCTGCTGATGTGGTGGTGAGGGAGCATGACCTTCGAGCCATCCTCCCGTTTCTCATATCATCGGACCCCAAATGAGTAAGATGAAGACATAGGCCTGAAGGAGTACGATCATCGCCCCCTCAAAGAGGTCGAGTTTGTGATCATCGGTGATTGCTCTCTTGAGGAACCAGAGGCTACCTGCAATGGCCACTATCTGAAACATGACGTATCTGTCCAGTGGAATGGGCACAAATATACCGATGCCCCCCATCACAAGAAGGACGATCTGGAGAACTCCGCCGATCAGATTTCCTACGGCAAGATTGGTCTTTCCCCGTGATGCGGCCATTATTGCTACACCATGTTCTGGAAGTGCGCCTGCAAGACCGAGGATAAATGCTGCAATTGTGACGGGGTCTCCGAGTTGTCCCACAAAGGCATGGTGTTCTTCAAGAAGGAGCTCTACGGATGAGGTGAGAATCTCTCCGGCAAAGAAAATCCCAATGAATCCAATGAGCGTTAGTATCATGGCTGTCCGTCTTGCATGGTGTGGGATTGCTAAAGGCGCATCCTCAGCCACTTCTCCCGACTTCAATGCCCATGCATAGATGATGTATGAGAGAAAGAGCATAGAGGCTCCTATTGGAGGGAACCGTGGATCAGGAGTGGTTCGAGATACAAAGTCTACCATCCCCAGGGCAAACATACTCAAGAGCGCAACAATTGTCCATCGGATGAGTACCGAGTCTTTCTTGATCGCCTCTTCCGGGACGGTCATGTCATCCTTGCCTTTTGTCGCAATAATTATCGTGATACCGAGCAATAGCATATTGAAGCCTGCCGAGACAAGAACTGAAAGCACAGAAATGTCCAGCATGTCCATGTTGTTTTGTGTGTATCCACTGTATGCTGCGAAACCGCTCACTACTGCCTCGGGCATATTGCTGGCAAGACTTGACAGCATCCCGGCCATGTATGCGGTCATAGCCGCATGGCCCGCAACACTCTCGATTCCCTCGACCGCCCACTCACTAGGTCTAAATGCCAGCCACGTGCCGGCTACCAGTCCTAAGACAATCATCACTGTTGCATCGTGACTGATGAAACGATAGTATATGTAACTACACAGGAGTAGACCGACCATGACTGTTTCTTTTTTGGTCATATTGATTGATTCACGGAGTGATTTGTATTCTCGACTTTCAGGTGGGTGATCATGGTCTTGAGAATGCACGCAACATCCCTCTCAGACTACTATGTTGTAACTGATGGTTTTGCAGGAACAGGTACTGACATCTAATAATTCTATGTGCCAAAATGAACTCTGCTGGACTCATCTCTGGAGATATCGTGCGTTTGATCCTGTGTTCAGTAATACGACCTCTTCGTCAGGGTCGATCTCTCCGGTCTCGATGAGGTTTCGAATGCCTGCCAGACCGACGGCTGGCTCTGGACCAAGATTGATTCCTTCCATGGTCGCAGCCATTCGCTGAGCCTCTGCAATATCAGTCTCGGCAACAGCCACAGCACCTCCCTCAGTTTCTCTGATGGCCCTCATTATCAACTCGCCAGCGAAAGGATGTGGTACCCTCAGGCCGAGTGCCTCAGTTCTTGGTTCGTTCCAAGGTTCAACAGTTGTCATCTTTTTCTCGACTGCTCTGACAATAGGTGCACAGTGTTCGCTCTGGGCTGCAATAAGGCGTGGCAGTCTCTCGCCGATGAGACCAATGGTCTGGAGCTCTTTCATTGCTTTCCATATCCCAATGATCGCGGTTCCACCACCAGTAGGGCAGACAATGACATCCGGGGCTTCCCATTCTAGTTGTTCGGCGATCTCAAAACCCAATGTCTTTTTTCCCTCAACACGGTATGGTTCTCGTGTGGTTGACAGATCTGTCCATTCTTCTTTTCTGTTCATCATCTCAGTACGGCAGTCTGATATGGTCCCTTGGATCAAGATGGTCTCAGCCCCATAGAATGAACAGTCTTGACGAAATACGTCCGGTGTATCTTCAGGCATAAAGATGGATGCTTTTGTTCCCGAACGTGCTGCGTATGCGCTCAGAGAGACTCCTGCATTTCCAGCAGTAGGCAGCGCAAAACTGTTGCCACCAAGTTCTACATGTTTTGACACGGCGGCGCAGAGTCCACGATCTTTGAAAGACCCTGTGGGGTTCAACGTCTCTTCTTTGATCCGTAGTGTCCTGAGTCCAAACTTTGCACCCAAATGTGGGGTGGTCAGTAGTGGTGTCCAGCCCTCTCCCAATGTAAAGACATAGGATGGTGACTTGACAGGAAGTAAGAGTGAGTAACGCCACATGGAATTGATCTTCGTGGGGAACAAGTCCAACTGTACAGCCTCTTCAACACCACTAAGATCGTATTGTGCCAGTAACGGAGATCCACACACGCATATGCTAGCTTCCATATCTGCCGAATATTGTCGTCCACATCTTGGGCACTCCAAATTAGTAATTGCAGAGAACAATCGGCAATCATCCCTCGTAAGTTATCTCTCCTTGGACAAGATAATCTTGTACATTGTGGGCGTGCGTGGTCTCTGTCTTAGAATGAATCATTTTTCATCCATCTTCGACATGTTTGCCACGCAGTACTTTTAATGCACACCTTCCTCATTTTGTCCAAAGATTGCTTAATTTCAGCGTTGCTGCTTGCAACCCAAGCACTCGATAGACCCCCTCCCTTATTTGTATGCCGTTTCTCTAACATGTTACGATCAGAGTAGTTGCCATCTCACTACTGCACGTACGTGAATAATGATACTTATTAGTGCTGTACCCAAATTTGGGTCAACTACTCAAGGTAGGGATTTGCTTGGAAGGCCATTCGCGTCCAATTCTACCATTTACTGGTCTGGTCGATTTGACGGAGCTGAAGTTGGCTCTTATCCTGAATGGGATCAATCCACGTATTGGTGGTGTGCTCATCTCAGGACCAAAAGGTACTGGAAAGACGACGATAGTTCGAG encodes:
- a CDS encoding Mrp/NBP35 family ATP-binding protein gives rise to the protein MAKKVVKMPKIEKAKTTDKASTGTRPVFVPPEIKKAMQDVKHKIVVLSGKGGVGKTTVATNLAMSFAKKDLAVGILDVDIYGPNVPKLLGLEGEHPEAGENFIYPVEGPLGSKVMSMGFLLRKSDDAVAWRGPLVAKAVTQFLGDVRWGALDVLVVDLPPGTGDEILSILQSIPDADGVIIVSTPQEVAALDARRAIQLTQKMGVGVLGIVENMAEFVCPKCGETYRIFGEGAAKIAAKEYGIDLLGSLPLDPQVVALSDMGTPFVVAEPDSRVAKAFEEIAEKISKKIGIE
- a CDS encoding SNF7 family protein, whose product is MGFLSGKKKVNTEQSILELKGVINSLSLSIRQYDSQIDEHRRAAKAAIRQNDRALAKTHLQVAADLQMRRAKLHRQVMTLQAAITNITDATTQSEVFRAIRVARQALKEQAAMLRPEAIQTEMDGLADAMDQVSIAGEILSEDLTGASSSLEVEEAADRELASLEAEMLMETEGVLPPVDASLTADTVPATTKSTTETSSSSAEAGSGSDTDAQIDQILAELEQEARAERKKEAEK
- a CDS encoding HAD family phosphatase; this translates as MTIRLVVFDADGTLTTHSSIWWRLHQEFGTTKEGREYYDKFFAGEIDYDTWADLDVGLWKGQPVEAVERVVRETDLVTGAKEAVTVLKEAGFETAILSGGLDFLANDIAKRLGIDYVLTNRLDHHNGVLTGSVESHVGWGDKKRAIRQIVDHFGVRLEETAFVGDGRNDISVMSVVGFAIAFMPEDEEVAQAADVVVREHDLRAILPFLISSDPK
- a CDS encoding threonine synthase; translated protein: MFSAITNLECPRCGRQYSADMEASICVCGSPLLAQYDLSGVEEAVQLDLFPTKINSMWRYSLLLPVKSPSYVFTLGEGWTPLLTTPHLGAKFGLRTLRIKEETLNPTGSFKDRGLCAAVSKHVELGGNSFALPTAGNAGVSLSAYAARSGTKASIFMPEDTPDVFRQDCSFYGAETILIQGTISDCRTEMMNRKEEWTDLSTTREPYRVEGKKTLGFEIAEQLEWEAPDVIVCPTGGGTAIIGIWKAMKELQTIGLIGERLPRLIAAQSEHCAPIVRAVEKKMTTVEPWNEPRTEALGLRVPHPFAGELIMRAIRETEGGAVAVAETDIAEAQRMAATMEGINLGPEPAVGLAGIRNLIETGEIDPDEEVVLLNTGSNARYLQR